In Treponema denticola, one genomic interval encodes:
- a CDS encoding class I SAM-dependent methyltransferase, whose translation MNTVSTEKAAELCIEHNIISGFFSKPVKKDSQIQKIKLRKIILKNQEQYQLEIFEDAKVSHKNLLPQNLQKELESLFFGFKIAEFNSSNNQLIFLQNNKGSIHFKTNKIKKEKLLSKGNASINESFEHNKQKEYILNSSDMPLFLKKLNFFTDDGKIIQSKYHKFRQINKYLEFIKSVLPELKDILKEKKELQIVDFGCGKAYLSFALYYYLTEIEKLPVRICGLDLKEDVIDFCNKLSRECRFDNLIFEVGDIGRFKFNAPPDMVISLHACDTATDLAIAKAVKSNAKIIFAVPCCQHELNTQIRKNRNKVIKPLSPMLDYGIITEKFASLLTDTIRGKLLESEGYRVSVEEFIETEHTPKNILIKAIKLNNKAKSKTALIEKAKEDFKEIKQAFLIEPCLENF comes from the coding sequence ATGAATACAGTATCAACAGAAAAAGCAGCGGAACTTTGTATTGAGCATAATATTATTTCAGGCTTTTTTTCAAAGCCAGTAAAAAAAGATTCACAGATTCAAAAAATAAAATTGAGAAAAATAATATTAAAAAATCAAGAACAATATCAACTTGAAATCTTTGAAGATGCAAAGGTTTCTCATAAAAATCTTTTACCTCAAAATTTGCAAAAAGAACTCGAGAGTCTTTTTTTTGGATTTAAGATTGCAGAATTTAACTCTTCAAATAATCAACTTATTTTCTTACAGAACAATAAAGGGAGCATTCATTTTAAGACAAACAAGATAAAAAAAGAAAAACTTTTAAGTAAAGGGAATGCATCGATAAACGAAAGTTTTGAACACAATAAGCAAAAAGAATATATTTTAAACTCTTCCGATATGCCGCTCTTTTTAAAAAAACTTAACTTTTTTACCGATGACGGAAAGATTATTCAAAGCAAATACCATAAATTCCGGCAGATAAATAAATATCTGGAATTTATAAAATCCGTTTTACCTGAACTAAAAGATATTTTAAAGGAAAAAAAAGAGCTGCAAATTGTGGATTTCGGCTGTGGGAAGGCCTATTTAAGTTTTGCCCTTTACTATTATTTAACTGAAATTGAAAAATTGCCCGTTAGAATATGCGGCTTGGATCTAAAAGAAGATGTAATAGATTTTTGTAATAAATTAAGCCGGGAATGCCGTTTTGACAATCTTATCTTTGAAGTCGGAGATATAGGCCGATTTAAGTTTAATGCGCCGCCGGATATGGTAATAAGCCTCCATGCCTGCGATACGGCAACGGATTTGGCTATAGCCAAGGCTGTCAAAAGCAATGCAAAAATAATATTCGCAGTTCCCTGCTGCCAACACGAGCTTAATACTCAAATTCGTAAAAACAGAAATAAGGTTATAAAGCCGTTATCTCCGATGCTTGATTACGGTATTATTACAGAAAAATTTGCTTCCTTGCTTACTGATACAATTAGAGGAAAACTACTGGAATCAGAAGGGTATAGGGTAAGCGTTGAGGAATTTATCGAAACGGAACATACGCCTAAAAACATCTTAATCAAGGCTATAAAGCTTAATAATAAGGCAAAAAGTAAAACAGCGCTTATTGAAAAAGCCAAAGAAGATTTTAAAGAGATAAAACAAGCCTTTTTAATTGAACCTTGTTTGGAAAACTTTTAA
- a CDS encoding ABC transporter substrate-binding protein, protein MKKIYSSFFFLFVGLSLLFAGGTKEKSVNDSFKVKVVLPAGAPAAALSKLVYEKTQFDNSETEYEVVSGPELLQARVLSGEADIVAVPTNLASVLYSKQKNIKLLAPIVWGNLYFISSEPVSSIADLKGKTIYSFGRNNTPDLTAREVLKKNGIDPDKDVSFEYLSAVGDIPSAFISGKAKYALAAEPSLSMIMTKKPDTKIVVDIQEEWKKAFEGASYPQASLIVNAEFLKKHPEYVSAFLDKAKGSSEWVKENPQKAAEYASKIAALPPPPILSKAIPKLNIVFVEAGKARPAVEAYLKVLAEADPKFIGGSLPDDAFYYKAK, encoded by the coding sequence ATGAAAAAAATATATTCGAGTTTCTTTTTCTTGTTTGTTGGCCTTAGCTTACTATTTGCAGGCGGAACCAAGGAAAAATCTGTAAATGACAGCTTTAAAGTTAAGGTTGTATTACCCGCAGGAGCTCCTGCGGCAGCTCTTTCAAAACTTGTGTATGAAAAAACACAGTTTGATAATTCTGAAACGGAATATGAAGTTGTTTCAGGTCCGGAGCTTTTACAAGCGAGGGTTTTATCCGGGGAGGCCGATATTGTAGCCGTGCCTACCAATCTTGCATCAGTTTTATATTCCAAACAGAAAAATATAAAATTGTTGGCTCCCATTGTTTGGGGAAATCTTTACTTTATAAGTTCGGAACCTGTTTCTTCGATAGCGGACTTAAAGGGCAAAACTATTTATTCTTTCGGAAGAAATAATACTCCCGATTTGACGGCCCGCGAAGTGCTTAAGAAGAACGGTATTGATCCTGATAAGGATGTGAGTTTTGAGTATTTAAGTGCTGTCGGGGATATTCCCTCTGCTTTTATAAGCGGGAAAGCGAAGTATGCCCTTGCTGCAGAACCTTCTCTCAGCATGATTATGACAAAAAAGCCCGATACTAAGATTGTTGTTGATATTCAAGAGGAATGGAAAAAAGCCTTTGAAGGAGCTTCTTATCCTCAAGCTTCTTTAATTGTAAATGCCGAATTTTTAAAAAAGCATCCCGAATATGTAAGTGCTTTTTTAGATAAGGCTAAAGGGTCTTCCGAATGGGTAAAGGAAAATCCTCAAAAGGCTGCCGAGTATGCCTCCAAAATTGCTGCATTGCCTCCGCCGCCCATTTTATCCAAGGCTATTCCTAAGCTGAACATAGTCTTTGTTGAGGCCGGAAAAGCAAGACCGGCTGTAGAAGCTTATTTGAAGGTTTTGGCTGAAGCCGATCCTAAATTTATAGGCGGAAGTTTGCCTGATGATGCTTTTTACTATAAAGCAAAATAA
- a CDS encoding ABC transporter ATP-binding protein translates to MSKEILKVSNLKKYFKTPKGMLHAVDDINFSLDEGKTLGVVGESGCGKSTLGRTILRLLEPTSGSVFFEDSDIAKLNAGEMRKLRQKMQIIFQDPFASLNPRRTVASLIGNPMKIHKTYKSKKEFEERIKELMDTVGLSPRLFNAYPHELDGGRRQRIGVARAIALNPKFIVCDEPVSALDVSIQAQILNLLQELQEKLGLTYIFITHDLSVVNYFSDEIMVMYLGQAVEKAPSEQLFLNPMHPYTKALLSAIPVPRIHNRPERILLKGEISSPIDPKPGCRFAVRCPHATEKCLTVSPALKEIEAGHIIACHLY, encoded by the coding sequence ATGAGCAAGGAAATATTAAAAGTTTCAAACTTAAAAAAATATTTTAAAACGCCCAAGGGAATGCTGCACGCTGTTGATGATATCAACTTTTCTTTAGATGAAGGAAAAACCTTAGGGGTTGTAGGTGAATCCGGTTGTGGTAAATCGACATTGGGTAGGACTATTTTGCGTTTATTGGAGCCGACTTCAGGTTCGGTATTTTTTGAAGATTCCGATATTGCAAAATTAAACGCAGGCGAAATGAGAAAATTACGGCAGAAAATGCAAATTATTTTTCAAGATCCTTTTGCATCGCTAAATCCCCGCCGAACTGTAGCTTCTTTAATCGGCAACCCGATGAAGATTCATAAAACTTATAAAAGTAAAAAAGAATTTGAAGAGCGAATAAAAGAGCTAATGGATACGGTCGGTTTGTCGCCTCGTTTATTTAATGCCTATCCGCACGAACTGGACGGCGGAAGGAGACAAAGAATTGGTGTTGCAAGGGCAATTGCCTTAAATCCTAAATTCATCGTTTGCGATGAGCCGGTTTCTGCCCTTGATGTATCGATTCAGGCTCAAATTTTAAATTTGCTGCAAGAGCTGCAAGAAAAATTAGGCCTGACATATATTTTTATAACTCACGATTTATCGGTCGTTAATTATTTTTCCGATGAAATTATGGTTATGTATCTGGGGCAGGCCGTGGAAAAGGCTCCTTCCGAGCAGCTTTTTTTGAATCCCATGCATCCTTATACAAAGGCTCTTTTATCTGCTATACCTGTACCTAGGATTCATAATAGACCGGAGAGGATTTTATTAAAAGGAGAGATAAGCTCTCCGATTGATCCTAAGCCGGGTTGTCGATTTGCAGTGCGATGTCCGCACGCTACGGAAAAATGCTTGACCGTTTCACCGGCCTTAAAGGAAATTGAGGCCGGACATATTATTGCTTGTCATTTATATTAA
- a CDS encoding cyclic di-GMP binding protein produces MAFAVSQQINRYYNLYKNIDVTFSKEVVSTLNFEPKQVFVRCSGGQWPCIINSASMTKAKIICGKKSGFLDRLRSGITSVNIRFAFFDAEGKDSLSFFVAAKLVGISSYEAGDQDLVLITFEYTQRAPDDLIEKLGILLEANINSQKRQNERIVITPEISRKIGLVEKGTVVYIDAVPRRCLIRDLSFPGAKILLVGIANFLMNKEIILRFAFDDPQSVFGIKGRAIRTEPVEGRKDLVALAVQYYPKSIPMMYKMYLNKYFSVMRKPASDGFGDDFLEDVAPPTSFEPVSSPISSNTPPLTPPPADLAPEQIP; encoded by the coding sequence ATGGCCTTTGCAGTAAGTCAGCAGATAAACAGATATTACAATCTATATAAAAATATTGATGTAACTTTCTCAAAAGAAGTCGTTTCTACCCTTAATTTTGAGCCGAAGCAGGTTTTTGTACGTTGTTCCGGCGGACAGTGGCCATGCATTATCAATTCGGCTTCTATGACAAAGGCTAAAATAATTTGCGGCAAAAAAAGCGGTTTCCTAGACAGATTGAGGAGCGGTATAACATCCGTAAATATAAGATTTGCTTTTTTTGATGCTGAAGGAAAAGATTCTCTTTCTTTTTTTGTTGCAGCTAAATTGGTCGGTATTTCTTCTTATGAGGCCGGGGACCAAGATCTTGTATTAATAACTTTCGAATATACCCAAAGAGCTCCGGATGATTTAATAGAAAAATTAGGTATCTTACTTGAAGCTAATATCAATTCACAAAAACGTCAAAATGAGAGAATTGTTATCACTCCTGAAATAAGCAGAAAAATAGGTCTTGTAGAAAAAGGAACGGTTGTGTATATTGATGCCGTTCCCAGGCGCTGTCTTATTAGGGACCTCTCTTTTCCGGGGGCTAAAATTCTTCTTGTCGGTATTGCTAACTTTTTAATGAATAAAGAAATAATTCTCCGCTTTGCTTTTGATGACCCGCAGTCTGTTTTCGGAATAAAGGGAAGAGCTATAAGGACAGAACCTGTTGAAGGCAGGAAAGACTTGGTTGCTCTTGCAGTTCAGTATTATCCGAAGAGTATTCCAATGATGTATAAGATGTACTTAAATAAGTATTTTTCGGTTATGCGTAAACCGGCTTCGGATGGTTTTGGAGATGACTTTTTGGAAGATGTGGCTCCTCCTACATCTTTTGAGCCTGTTTCGTCTCCTATCAGTAGCAATACGCCTCCTCTAACACCGCCCCCTGCTGATTTGGCTCCGGAACAAATTCCTTAA
- a CDS encoding ABC transporter permease: MLKYVLKRFFLLIPVILGVTLLIFFVLDLSPGDPARLALGEMAPQESIDRWRVERGLNDPFFVRYFRYIGNMIKGDLGRSYFNNRDVFREVIQRFPITIELALGGMLIAILVGIPLGTISALKQYSFIDGLATVLGMLGIAMPSFWFGLMMIMFFSLRLGWLPSQGLSGFKGFIMPCFAVGISCAANIMRMTRSAMLEVVRTDFVRTAKAKGLTPREIVNKHEIRNVLIPVVTIAGLQFGSMMAGSVVIEAVFSLPGVGSFMISAIKGKDIPAVMGSITCFCIAFSFVNLLVDFVYGIIDPRIKA; the protein is encoded by the coding sequence ATGTTAAAGTATGTGCTAAAACGATTTTTTCTTTTAATACCGGTTATTTTAGGCGTAACCTTATTAATTTTTTTTGTTTTGGACTTATCTCCTGGCGATCCTGCTAGATTAGCTCTTGGAGAAATGGCACCGCAAGAAAGTATTGACAGATGGAGAGTTGAAAGAGGGCTTAACGATCCTTTTTTTGTTAGATATTTTCGATATATTGGTAATATGATAAAAGGGGATTTAGGCCGCTCTTATTTTAATAATCGCGATGTTTTTAGAGAGGTTATTCAACGGTTCCCCATTACCATAGAATTAGCCCTTGGCGGAATGCTGATAGCAATTTTAGTCGGCATTCCCTTGGGAACAATTTCAGCCTTAAAACAATATTCCTTCATTGATGGACTGGCAACAGTATTAGGTATGCTTGGTATCGCAATGCCGTCATTTTGGTTCGGATTAATGATGATTATGTTTTTCTCACTGAGACTGGGCTGGTTGCCATCACAAGGCCTATCAGGCTTTAAAGGCTTTATTATGCCGTGTTTTGCAGTAGGAATTTCTTGTGCCGCAAATATTATGCGAATGACAAGGTCTGCCATGCTGGAAGTTGTCCGCACGGATTTTGTACGAACAGCAAAGGCTAAAGGCCTAACTCCAAGAGAAATAGTAAATAAGCACGAAATAAGAAATGTTCTCATTCCTGTAGTTACAATTGCAGGTTTACAGTTTGGATCAATGATGGCCGGTTCGGTTGTCATAGAAGCTGTATTCTCTCTTCCGGGTGTAGGCAGTTTTATGATTAGTGCAATTAAAGGTAAGGATATACCGGCGGTTATGGGGTCAATTACCTGCTTTTGTATTGCATTCAGTTTTGTAAATTTATTGGTCGATTTTGTTTATGGTATTATCGACCCAAGAATTAAAGCTTAG
- a CDS encoding methylated-DNA--[protein]-cysteine S-methyltransferase, producing MVYENFDSPIGTILIIADNSGLKELRFIKRDSFINQPERTQNNFTKAEEICKQTKEELQKYFEGSLKQFTVQLSPEGTDFQKSVWKELCKIPYGKTRSYKQIAENLNNPKSCRAVGNANGKNPIPIIIPCHRVICTGGKLGGFSAGLDRKRFLLSLEQKECQIELIPLVDNL from the coding sequence ATGGTATACGAAAATTTTGACAGCCCAATAGGAACGATACTTATTATTGCTGACAACTCCGGTCTAAAAGAGTTAAGATTTATAAAAAGAGATTCCTTTATAAATCAGCCTGAAAGAACTCAGAATAATTTTACAAAGGCAGAAGAAATATGCAAACAGACCAAAGAAGAATTACAAAAATACTTTGAAGGAAGTTTAAAACAATTTACGGTACAGCTTTCTCCTGAAGGTACAGACTTCCAAAAATCCGTGTGGAAAGAGCTTTGTAAAATTCCCTATGGAAAAACTCGATCCTATAAACAGATAGCAGAAAATTTAAACAATCCCAAATCTTGCCGTGCCGTAGGAAATGCAAACGGAAAAAACCCTATCCCGATTATAATTCCATGTCATAGGGTAATCTGCACAGGCGGAAAATTAGGCGGTTTTTCCGCAGGTTTAGATCGCAAAAGATTTCTTTTAAGTCTTGAGCAAAAAGAGTGCCAAATCGAATTAATTCCTCTTGTGGATAACTTGTGA
- a CDS encoding ABC transporter substrate-binding protein, translated as MKRILTALLIFTMVFGLISCGGNNSEQAKQSSTDGFIVIAQVSDITSLDPHLHNDVASASVTRNVFETLVKLNNKTMQFENWLAKDFVYKDPKTLEISLREGITFSNGEPLTAEDVKFSLDRQKKSGKVGHLIAMVGDIEVIGKLKVVLHLKTPSSALISSLSHMGSSIMCKKVVEPLDAAGKQMENSETVIGTGPLYF; from the coding sequence ATGAAAAGGATATTAACGGCTTTGTTAATTTTTACAATGGTTTTTGGTCTTATCAGCTGTGGAGGTAATAATTCAGAGCAAGCAAAGCAATCTTCTACAGACGGGTTTATTGTAATTGCCCAAGTATCTGATATAACTTCTTTGGATCCGCATCTACACAATGATGTTGCTTCTGCAAGTGTTACCAGAAATGTTTTTGAAACATTAGTCAAACTGAATAATAAAACAATGCAGTTTGAAAATTGGCTTGCAAAAGACTTTGTTTACAAAGATCCCAAAACTCTTGAAATTTCTTTACGAGAAGGAATAACCTTTAGCAATGGAGAACCTTTAACTGCTGAAGATGTTAAATTCTCTTTAGACAGACAAAAGAAATCGGGCAAGGTTGGTCACCTAATTGCAATGGTCGGTGATATCGAAGTTATAGGCAAATTAAAGGTTGTTCTTCATCTTAAAACTCCGTCTTCTGCCTTGATTTCTTCACTGTCTCACATGGGCAGCTCAATTATGTGCAAAAAAGTTGTCGAACCCTTAGATGCTGCAGGAAAACAAATGGAAAATTCAGAAACCGTAATCGGTACAGGCCCCCTTTACTTTTAA
- a CDS encoding ABC transporter ATP-binding protein: protein MTEKLALDIQNLSVSYKTDTAVVKAVNDLTFQLKTGQTLGLVGETGAGKTTTALAIMGLLPEPVGSVDSGKIIQEEVDLLKLPEKEMRKLRGNQISMIFQDPMTSLNPVMKVGNQIAECFIKHQDLNKKEALIEAGKMLEMVGISAKRAGDYPHQFSGGMKQRVIIAIALACNPHLLIADEPTTALDVTIQAQVLDLMKRLRKDYKTSLLMITHDLGVVADICDEVAIMYAGRIVEKGNLEDIFDNFKHPYTEGLFNSLPDVENRHEPLRPIKGLMPDPTNLPAGCSFFPRCPYAKSECEKNLPSLSQLNDSHYVACLAYEDKYKNLFDFKLMADVQRRAEK from the coding sequence ATGACAGAAAAATTAGCTTTAGATATACAAAATTTATCGGTTTCTTACAAAACAGATACAGCTGTAGTCAAGGCTGTAAATGATTTGACCTTTCAACTTAAAACGGGGCAAACTCTGGGATTGGTGGGTGAAACAGGTGCAGGAAAAACGACTACGGCCTTGGCTATAATGGGCTTGTTGCCTGAACCCGTCGGTTCCGTCGACAGCGGAAAGATAATTCAAGAAGAAGTTGATCTGCTCAAATTACCGGAAAAAGAAATGCGGAAACTTCGTGGAAATCAAATCTCGATGATATTCCAAGATCCGATGACATCCTTAAATCCTGTTATGAAGGTAGGAAATCAAATAGCGGAATGTTTTATTAAGCATCAAGATCTTAATAAAAAGGAAGCTTTAATCGAAGCAGGCAAGATGCTGGAAATGGTTGGTATCTCCGCAAAAAGAGCAGGCGATTATCCTCATCAATTTTCAGGCGGAATGAAGCAACGAGTTATTATTGCAATTGCTCTAGCCTGTAATCCTCACCTTCTTATTGCCGACGAGCCAACCACAGCTTTAGATGTAACAATTCAAGCTCAAGTTCTCGATTTGATGAAGCGGTTACGCAAAGATTATAAAACTTCGCTTTTGATGATTACCCACGACCTTGGAGTTGTTGCCGATATATGTGACGAAGTTGCAATTATGTATGCCGGAAGAATTGTAGAAAAAGGAAACTTGGAAGATATTTTTGATAATTTTAAGCATCCTTATACGGAAGGTTTATTTAATTCTTTACCCGATGTAGAAAATCGGCATGAACCCCTACGCCCAATTAAGGGTTTAATGCCTGACCCGACAAACTTACCGGCAGGCTGCTCATTTTTTCCGCGTTGTCCCTACGCAAAATCTGAATGTGAAAAAAACTTACCATCTCTTTCTCAATTAAATGACAGCCACTATGTTGCCTGTCTGGCATATGAGGATAAATACAAAAATCTTTTTGATTTTAAACTGATGGCAGATGTACAAAGGAGGGCTGAAAAATGA
- a CDS encoding tetratricopeptide repeat protein: MQNPIDSLLYVQISAEQAGKIFEHLESSIPLPIQLSEPNQKEDFKAEDMEPEMILAGMLTVFAYDRENPNIAYYRKIFNLLRPDIRKEMTQAAIIKIKNNDFDMAEEILLSLEGLNPDDGITKLNLALLMEERAQFCEMRELFDDALSFNKRAEELYSELILFEPPLPAAFFNAAYFFIKQKNYIKAKSLLKTYLEIENDSSETAEFRKAKASEMLKTISEQSLDDELFQKAHKYIDLGEEEKAAESIKLFLRKNPKVWNAWFLLGWALRRMGRWEDARSSFLKAIELLENSEISDKEPLCNVYNELAICLMELKLFGEAEKYLINALSLDSENIKIISNLGTLALKQGKQEEAEAFFRTVLEINPDDKIALSVLGK, encoded by the coding sequence ATGCAAAATCCTATCGATTCGCTTTTATATGTACAAATATCGGCTGAACAAGCCGGTAAGATTTTTGAACATCTTGAGTCTTCTATTCCTCTTCCTATTCAATTATCCGAACCTAATCAAAAAGAAGATTTTAAGGCCGAAGATATGGAACCGGAAATGATTTTGGCCGGAATGCTTACCGTTTTTGCGTATGACCGGGAAAATCCCAATATTGCATATTATCGAAAAATATTTAATTTGCTCCGTCCCGATATCCGTAAAGAAATGACTCAGGCTGCAATCATCAAAATCAAAAATAATGATTTTGATATGGCTGAAGAGATTTTACTTTCTCTTGAAGGCTTAAATCCCGATGACGGTATAACCAAATTAAATCTTGCTCTTTTGATGGAGGAGCGTGCTCAATTCTGTGAGATGAGAGAGCTTTTTGATGATGCTTTGAGCTTTAATAAAAGAGCCGAAGAGCTTTATTCAGAGCTGATACTTTTTGAGCCTCCTTTGCCGGCCGCTTTTTTTAATGCTGCATATTTTTTTATAAAGCAGAAAAATTATATAAAAGCCAAATCTCTTTTAAAAACATATTTGGAAATAGAAAATGACTCTTCAGAAACAGCCGAATTCCGAAAAGCTAAGGCTTCCGAGATGCTTAAAACTATTTCGGAGCAATCTCTGGACGATGAGCTTTTCCAAAAAGCCCATAAATATATTGATTTAGGCGAAGAAGAAAAAGCTGCCGAAAGTATAAAGCTTTTTTTGAGAAAAAATCCCAAGGTTTGGAATGCTTGGTTTTTGTTGGGCTGGGCTTTAAGACGAATGGGCCGGTGGGAAGATGCCCGATCTTCTTTTTTAAAAGCTATTGAACTTTTAGAAAATTCCGAAATTTCAGACAAAGAACCTCTTTGCAATGTTTACAATGAGCTTGCAATTTGTTTGATGGAGTTAAAACTTTTTGGTGAAGCTGAAAAATACCTTATAAATGCCCTGAGTTTAGATTCCGAGAATATAAAAATTATTTCCAATCTCGGCACCCTCGCCCTAAAACAGGGAAAACAAGAAGAAGCCGAAGCCTTTTTTAGAACCGTTTTAGAAATAAATCCTGACGATAAAATCGCTTTGAGTGTTTTGGGTAAATAA
- a CDS encoding DUF721 domain-containing protein yields MKLFKTSKEIVDNFSQKFNEMAEISSNLNNEQVLSVFEGWERVIGDKKLAAYCELYDIKNETAIIKTEHTGWSQQLLMRKKKIIYNFKKFYPALEVKNISIFVEPEFELKRNSDVSENLNQNLNIDIEEDNPKTTEEPDKPLPPELAKALKSLKKSILKKNK; encoded by the coding sequence ATGAAACTTTTTAAAACATCAAAAGAAATAGTAGATAATTTTTCTCAGAAATTTAATGAAATGGCGGAAATTTCCTCGAACCTAAATAACGAGCAAGTTCTATCTGTCTTTGAAGGTTGGGAAAGAGTTATAGGCGATAAAAAACTGGCTGCATATTGCGAGCTTTATGATATAAAAAATGAAACGGCAATCATAAAAACCGAACATACAGGCTGGAGTCAGCAGCTTTTAATGAGGAAGAAAAAAATCATATATAATTTTAAAAAATTTTATCCGGCGTTGGAGGTAAAAAATATTTCGATTTTTGTTGAGCCCGAATTTGAACTAAAGAGAAATTCTGATGTATCTGAAAATCTTAATCAGAACTTAAATATAGATATTGAAGAAGATAATCCAAAAACAACTGAAGAACCCGATAAACCTCTTCCTCCCGAATTAGCGAAAGCTTTAAAATCCCTAAAAAAATCCATATTAAAAAAGAATAAGTGA
- a CDS encoding ABC transporter permease: MEKQTQALPPKQNSLFTETWRRFRKNKTALVGMVIVMCIVLLAIFADQLYDYETMAIKPNYDATLQPPSSEHYLGTDEFGRDVLARLIHGSRISLIVAAISITVGTFIGSLFGAVAGYFGGIVDSIIMRIMDVFLAIPNMLLAITVVAALGTSSVNLILAIAIAGMPRFARIARASVLSVRSYEFIEAAKANGASSWRIIFEEVIPNSLAPIIVQYSIALAGAILTISSMSFIGLGVQAPTPEWGAMLSNGRQYFKNSGYLIVFPGLAIAITALAINLLGDGLRDALDPKLKQ, translated from the coding sequence ATGGAAAAACAAACGCAAGCACTACCACCTAAGCAAAACAGTTTATTTACCGAAACTTGGCGTCGATTTAGAAAAAACAAGACCGCCCTTGTCGGAATGGTAATAGTAATGTGTATAGTTTTATTGGCAATTTTTGCCGATCAATTATATGACTATGAAACAATGGCAATAAAACCCAACTACGATGCAACGCTCCAACCTCCGTCATCAGAGCATTATTTAGGTACGGACGAATTCGGGCGTGATGTTTTAGCTCGGTTAATTCATGGTTCAAGAATTTCGTTAATTGTTGCTGCAATTTCTATTACTGTCGGCACTTTTATAGGTTCTTTATTTGGTGCTGTTGCAGGATATTTCGGAGGCATTGTAGATTCAATTATAATGAGAATTATGGATGTTTTTTTAGCTATCCCCAATATGCTTTTAGCAATTACGGTCGTAGCCGCCTTGGGAACAAGTAGCGTAAACCTTATATTGGCAATTGCAATTGCAGGAATGCCCCGCTTTGCCCGAATCGCTAGAGCTTCAGTTTTATCTGTAAGGAGTTACGAATTTATTGAAGCTGCTAAGGCAAACGGTGCAAGCAGTTGGCGGATTATTTTTGAAGAAGTTATACCTAACAGTTTGGCTCCCATCATAGTTCAATATTCAATTGCATTAGCAGGTGCAATCCTTACAATTTCGTCAATGAGTTTTATAGGATTAGGCGTTCAAGCACCAACCCCCGAATGGGGTGCAATGCTCTCCAATGGAAGACAATACTTTAAGAATTCAGGATATTTAATTGTATTTCCGGGTTTGGCAATAGCTATCACGGCTTTGGCGATAAATTTATTAGGCGATGGTCTTAGAGACGCATTAGACCCAAAACTCAAACAATAG
- a CDS encoding ABC transporter substrate-binding protein has translation MARNENYWKEKAKSPGLIFKVIPEETSRMVALEAGEIDVLIDVPTISVNDIKANANLKMEEYITTTLNGIAFNVTKEPFNNKALRQAVAHCIDRDAIIKIQSNGYAVPNYSCIGVAAIGYTPDVKKYEYDLEKAKAKLKEGGKPDGFKFTCTLRNESQARALQVVQAACHEVGIELVLDQVERSMYTERIGKGLHQSSFAGWSANAEPDNTYRPLFSKATVATGGYNYACFWDPRIEELLEKGSTTNDNNEKLQAYTDIAKIVAEECAIIGFSSDMGFIAMRKNIEGFDVSSIHMHNFDKLHTVK, from the coding sequence CTGGCAAGAAATGAAAACTATTGGAAAGAAAAAGCAAAATCTCCAGGCCTAATCTTCAAAGTCATTCCAGAAGAAACATCCCGAATGGTTGCTCTTGAAGCTGGCGAAATTGATGTTCTTATAGATGTACCAACTATCTCTGTAAATGACATTAAAGCAAATGCAAATTTGAAGATGGAAGAATATATTACTACAACGTTAAATGGTATTGCTTTTAATGTAACAAAGGAGCCTTTTAATAATAAGGCTCTAAGACAAGCTGTTGCTCACTGTATTGACCGAGATGCAATTATTAAAATTCAAAGTAACGGTTATGCGGTGCCTAATTACTCTTGTATAGGTGTTGCAGCCATAGGTTACACTCCTGACGTAAAAAAATATGAATATGATCTTGAAAAAGCAAAAGCTAAATTAAAGGAAGGCGGAAAACCGGATGGATTTAAATTCACTTGTACACTCCGAAATGAATCTCAGGCCAGAGCTTTGCAGGTTGTACAGGCTGCTTGCCATGAAGTAGGTATAGAGTTGGTATTAGATCAAGTTGAAAGATCTATGTACACTGAAAGAATCGGCAAAGGATTACATCAAAGTTCGTTTGCAGGCTGGTCTGCAAATGCAGAGCCGGACAATACATATCGTCCCTTATTCAGTAAGGCAACAGTTGCGACTGGAGGATATAATTACGCATGTTTTTGGGATCCGAGGATAGAAGAACTTTTAGAAAAAGGTTCTACAACAAATGACAATAATGAAAAATTGCAGGCTTACACAGACATTGCAAAAATTGTTGCAGAAGAATGTGCTATTATAGGTTTTAGCTCGGATATGGGCTTTATAGCTATGCGTAAAAATATTGAAGGCTTTGATGTATCCAGTATTCACATGCATAACTTCGATAAATTACATACTGTTAAGTAG